One Glycine max cultivar Williams 82 chromosome 6, Glycine_max_v4.0, whole genome shotgun sequence DNA segment encodes these proteins:
- the LOC100815240 gene encoding protein arginine N-methyltransferase 1.5, which produces MPLGERSGDKSESRYCGVETDFNDDMAHVLHFNLYSGSFDFVVAPLMDPSYRPSLVQNDALGSGLLPFAGSDLVLSPSQWSSHVVGKISSWIDLDSEDETLRVDSETTLRQEIAWASHLSLQACLLPAPKGTSCANYARCVNQILQGSNNMQLWLRLPLVKPDDDSMDAKSVALVDYWETWNSFRLLCEHHSQLSVALDILSTLPSPNSLGRWFGEPLRAAILHTDCFLTNSHGSPCLSKRHQSLITGVFNHSIQIIISGNSVHTKASMDANDNSGTNSQRHPLRPYLDYVGYLYQRMDPLPEQERFELGYRDFLQSPLQPLMDNLEAQTYETFERDAMKYIQYQRAVSKALLDRVPDEEASVKTIVLMVVGAGRGPLVRASLQAAEETGRKLKVYAVEKNPNAVVTLHALVKLEGWEYTVTIVSSDMRHWNAPEKADILVSELLGSFGDNELSPECLDGAQRFLKQDGISIPSSYTSFLQPVTASKLYNDVKAHKDLVHFETAYVVKMHNVARLAPTQPVFTFTHPKHPDKESNQRHKKLNFVIPNDTGSAMVHGFAGYFDATLYKDVHLGIEPSTATPNMFSWFAIFFPLRTPICVDPGSTLEVHFWRCCGSTKVWYEWCVASPSSSPIHNSNGRSYWVGL; this is translated from the exons ATGCCTCTGGGAGAAAGGTCAGGGGATAAGAGCGAGTCTCGCTACTGCGGCGTAGAGACCGACTTCAACGATGACATGGCGCACGTCCTCCATTTCAACCTTTATTCTGGAAGCTTCGATTTCGTTGTTGCTCCTCTG ATGGATCCTTCTTATAGGCCAAGTTTAGTGCAAAATGATGCTTTGGGGTCTGGTCTTCTGCCATTTGCTGGGTCAGACTTGGTCTTGAGTCCATCCCAATGGAGCAGTCATGTAGTAG GAAAAATTAGCTCATGGATAGATTTGGATTCAGAGGATGAAACCCTCAGGGTAGATTCTGAAACCACTCTTAGACAAGAAATTGCTTGGGCTTCTCATCTCTCTTTACAG GCCTGCCTTCTTCCTGCCCCCAAGGGAACTTCTTGTGCTAATTATGCTAGATGTGTGAATCAGATTTTACAGGGTTCAAATAATATGCAG TTGTGGCTTAGGCTTCCATTGGTGAAGCCTGATGATGACTCTATGGATGCAAAGTCTGTTGCTTTG GTTGACTACTGGGAAACTTGGAATTCATTTCGTCTGCTGTGTGAGCATCATAGTCAACTTTCAGTTGCACTTGATATTCT GAGTACTCTTCCTTCCCCAAATTCACTAGGACGTTGGTTTGGGGAGCCTCTTAGAGCAGCTATATTACATACTGAT TGCTTTCTAACTAATTCTCATGGCTCTCCATGCCTCTCCAAGCGTCACCAGAGTTTAATTACTGGTGTTTTTAATCATTCTATTCAG ATCATTATATCTGGAAATTCAGTTCATACAAAAGCAAGTATGGATGCAAATGATAATTCTGGtacaa ATTCACAAAGACATCCCTTGCGGCCATATCTGGACTACGTTGGATATCTTTACCAAAGAATGGATCCTCTTCCTGAGCAAGAACGTTTTGAG CTTGGTTACAGGGATTTTTTACAGTCACCCTTGCAA CCTTTGATGGATAATTTAGAGGCTCAGACTTACGAGACTTTTGAGAGAGATGCAATGAAATACATTCAG TACCAAAGAGCAGTTAGTAAAGCATTGCTGGACAGGGTTCCTGATGAAGAGGCATCTGTTAAAACCATT GTATTGATGGTTGTGGGGGCAGGGCGTGGGCCTCTTGTGCGGGCTTCATTACAG GCTGCTGAAGAAACTGGGCGGAAGCTCAAAGTTTATGCTGTTGAAAAGAATCCGAATGCTGTTGTTACCCTACAT GCATTAGTCAAGTTAGAAGGATGGGAGTATACTGTGACCATAGTCTCAAGTGACATGCGTCATTGGAATGCCCCTGAAAAAGCTGACATATTG GTTAGTGAATTGCTAGGTTCTTTTGGCGACAACGAACTGTCTCCTGAGTGCCTTGATGGAGCCCAGAGATTTCTAAAGCAAGATGGAATTTCAATACCATCTTC GTACACAAGTTTCCTCCAACCAGTGACAGCTTCAAAGTTATATAATGAT GTTAAGGCTCATAAAGACCTTGTACACTTTGAAACTGCTTATGTTGTGAAAATGCACAATGTAGCCAGACTTGCACCAACCCAACCT GTTTTTACATTTACTCATCCAAAGCACCCTGATAAAGAAAGCAATCAGCGCCATAAAAAGTTGAATTTTGTGATACCTAATGACACTGGGTCAGCAATGGTACACG GATTTGCTGGTTATTTTGATGCAACTCTTTACAAGGATGTGCATCTTGGAATTGAACCTTCAACGGCAACGCCAAACATGTTCAGTTG